A region from the Alosa alosa isolate M-15738 ecotype Scorff River chromosome 7, AALO_Geno_1.1, whole genome shotgun sequence genome encodes:
- the tmem264 gene encoding transmembrane protein 264, which yields MAPPPPVNKPHVCLSAALIVCSMALLDAYLVEQSVGPRKVGVCIMVLVGDACFLIVLRYVAVWVGAEVRSAQRGYAMVLWFFYVFVLEIKVYFVYQNYKAKASSTTTGGHTPGGDGSGSVGGVSGGGAVILTDALGRKSLTLLLSVCVPILYIVLAAIDHMEYVRPVRKREEIRSRLFWVVVDLLDVLDVQASLWEPQRRGLPLWVEGLTFFYCYILLLVLPCVSLSEISMQGVNIAPHKMMLYPILSLATINVVTLLIRGGNLLLYREARVSGVLVGKNVVAIVLKACSFAQYRKSLQGPAASATTTTSMGVSVGGGGVGMSPALTAELHKNSIIVTHTSGGPNALGGSTMSVPVTLSVPVMVPVASMPAVPPQVVIQDLTILPEESEGEGEGEGEDT from the coding sequence ATGGCCCCCCCTCCGCCCGTGAACAAGCCCCACGTGTGCCTGTCCGCAGCGCTGATCGTGTGCAGCATGGCGCTGCTGGACGCCTACCTGGTGGAGCAGAGCGTGGGTCCGCGCAAAGTGGGCGTGTGCATCATGGTGCTGGTGGGCGACGCCTGCTTCCTGATCGTGCTGCGCTATGTGGCCGTGTGGGTGGGCGCCGAGGTTCGCTCGGCCCAGCGCGGCTACGCCATGGTCCTCTGGTTCTTCTACGTCTTCGTGCTGGAGATCAAGGTCTACTTTGTGTACCAGAACTACAAGGCCAAGGCATCGTCCACCACTACAGGCGGACACACTCCGGGAGGGGATGGTAGTGGGAGTGTTGGCGGCGTGAGTGGTGGCGGTGCGGTCATCCTGACGGACGCGCTGGGCCGCAAGTCGCTGACCCTCCTCCTGTCGGTCTGCGTCCCCATCCTCTACATCGTGCTGGCCGCCATCGACCACATGGAGTACGTGCGCCCGGTCCGCAAGCGCGAGGAGATCCGCAGCCGGCTCTTCTGGGTGGTGGTGGACCTGCTGGACGTGCTGGACGTGCAGGCGAGCCTGTGGGAGCCCCAGCGACGAGGCCTGCCGCTCTGGGTGGAGGGCCTGACCTTCTTCTACTGCTACatcctgctgctggtgctgccgTGCGTGTCGCTGAGCGAGATCAGCATGCAAGGGGTCAACATCGCGCCGCACAAGATGATGCTCTACCCGATCCTGAGCCTGGCGACCATCAACGTGGTGACGCTGCTGATCCGCGGCGGCAACCTGCTGCTGTACCGGGAGGCGCGCGTGTCCGGCGTCCTGGTGGGCAAGAACGTGGTGGCCATTGTGCTCAAGGCCTGCAGCTTCGCGCAGTACCGAAAGAGCCTGCAGGGGCCAGCGGCGagcgccaccaccaccacgtcgATGGGGGTCAGTGTCGGCGGTGGCGGCGTTGGTATGTCACCTGCGTTGACCGCCGAGCTGCACAAAAACAGCATCATAGTGACGCACACCTCCGGCGGACCCAACGCCTTGGGCGGGAGCACCATGAGCGTGCCCGTGACTCTGAGCGTGCCCGTGATGGTGCCGGTGGCGAGCATGCCCGCTGTCCCACCGCAGGTGGTGATCCAGGACTTGACCATTCTGCCagaggagagcgagggagagggtgagggggagggggaggacacGTGA
- the rrp36 gene encoding ribosomal RNA processing protein 36 homolog, with amino-acid sequence MALRKKQKVCDLKQSQGAMKSNTTKKIPQMQDGSSDDDDDEMERNFALLSKKNALWKAEEEQKGEVEEEDESVDEDEEEEEEDDEEEEDEEGEEDEDEGEDGEGVEEAEDDGEDAEEEEEDVEDATVAVSRDAQDEEEEDESSSGEEPEEEPTQGTRPQGQLETEDDVKRELSNMSFEEIMQLQNRVGMKAYNKIAYGTDTGRSKKRPDQMKRLNKHKPQEISSKQRVPFLRNVVPVKKVISRDPRFDDLSGEYKPEIFTETYKFINDIQDREKLMVKKKLKKIKSEDKKAELKFLMKRMENQERERKRKEQQREKELLFKRKQRELVGQGHRPFFLKKSDKKKLELAEKYKDLKRSGKLENFIAKKRKRNATKDRRRLPKKHSQPSR; translated from the exons ATGGCTCTTCGGAAAAAACAGAAGGTTTGCGACCTAAAGCAAAGCCAAGGCGCAATGAAATCAAACACGACGAAAAAGATTCCCCAGATGCAGGATGGTTCTAGTGACGACGACGAtgatgagatggagagaaactTTGCACTGCTTAGTAAAAAGAATGCCCTGTGGAAGGCAGAGGAAGAGCAGAAAGGTGAGGTAGAGGAAGAAGATGAATCTGTAGATgaagacgaggaagaggaggaggaagatgatgaagaagaagaagatgaggagggggaagaagaCGAGGATGAAGGAGAGGACGGTGAAGGTGTGGAGGAAGCAGAAGATGACGGTGAAGAtgcagaagaggaggaagaggatgttgAGGATGCAACCGTTGCAGTGAGCAGAGATGCTcaagatgaggaggaagaggatgagagtAGCTCAGGTGAAGAGCCGGAGGAAGAACCCACCCAGGGAACCAGGCCTCAGGGACAACTGGAGACTGAAGATGATGTCAAAAGAG AGTTATCAAACATGTCCTTTGAGGAAATCATGCAACTACAGAACAGAGTTGGGATGAAAGCCTACAACAAAATCGCATatggcacagacacaggcaggaGCAAGAAACGCCCGGACCAGATGAAACGTCTGAATAAACACAA ACCACAGGAGATTTCTTCCAAGCAGCGGGTGCCCTTCCTCAGGAATGTTGTACCTGTCAAGAAAGTG ATATCGCGCGACCCTCGCTTCGACGACCTCTCTGGTGAATACAAGCCGGAGATTTTCACGGAGACCTACAAGTTCATCAATGACATTCAGGATCGAGAAAAACTG ATGGTGAAGAAGAAATTGAAGAAGATCAAATCTGAAGACAAAAAGGCGGAGCTGAAGTTTCTGATGAAGAGGATG GAGAACCAGGAGCGCGAGCGCAAGAGGAAAGAGCAGCAGCGAGAGAAAGAGCTGCTCTTCAAGAGGAAACAGCGGGAGCTCGTGGGCCAGGGACACAGACCCTTCTTCCTCAAGAAGT CGGACAAGAAGAAGCTAGAGTTGGCCGAGAAGTACAAGGACCTGAAGAGAAGCGGCAAGCTGGAGAACTTCATCGCAAAGAAGAGGAAGCGCAACGCCACCAAAGACCGCAGGAGGCTGCCCAAGAAGCACAGTCAGCCGAGCCGCTGA